A region from the Tigriopus californicus strain San Diego chromosome 9, Tcal_SD_v2.1, whole genome shotgun sequence genome encodes:
- the LOC131886923 gene encoding extracellular calcium-sensing receptor-like isoform X1: MTETFESEPDHVLDPLSFQSQDSTSSNFITKMNTEFFALPGLPPLDHKIQDSGGSVTVNENTRGPRQMCPDWGSTKCFEDLVTNRTLNEGGESWGSYGGILFRDSWMIPMLTFSAINVIVILTFEVYVLCKASRNTPSRRHLFLGQMLLLGLLIGSLVGFAYAVEPTDLTCAAIRLGTGFSYTLIYSSLLVKLVFLISLNTGVYLPATYQALLFLFCILVQVVIGLQWISSSGPLCSFTTQDHLLSLLYVVFLIIFSSTLAVKSRTFRDNYREAKYIGGLMVVTVPIWLAWVISAVVLHESYHPAIVGFGILAVCAITFVIMFLPKSRQLSAIGKEGIYIEDQEDRFSIHSDRYSPSFYHFKPHKTILSPSSLFKEPRAESPYFRAGNSYTGFHRPLRVVPPSASPSQQAQITPPSSSHVGNTHQPALPPPPYTTRTSYFPSHFFPEKMNHYWQYYYPRAPGVYARNDVESMNIYTSLHDHDRTKSMNPNVYFYKSNNYQHPGFIY; encoded by the exons ATGACGGAGACTTTTGAGAGTGAACCAGACCATGTGCTGGATCCACTCTCTTTCCAGTCTCAAGACAGCACTAGTTCCAACTTCATCACCAAGATGAATACCGAGTTCTTTGCCTTGCCTGGGCTTCCGCCTTTGGATCACAAGATTCAAGATAGTGGAGGTTCCGTGACCGTGAACGAAAACACCCGAGGTCCTCGACAGATGTGTCCGGATTGGGGCTCCACCAAATGCTTTGAAGATCTGGTCACCAATCGTACTTTGAATGAAGGCGGCGAATCCTGGGGTAGTTATGGCGGGATTTTGTTCCGCGATTCCTGGATGATCCCGATGCTCACGTTCTCAGCCATAAATGTGATAGTGATATTGACTTTTGAAGTGTATGTTTTGTGCAAAGCATCTCGAAACACGCCCAGTCGAAGACATTTATTCCTAGGCCAAATGCTACTCCTTGGACTTTTGATCGGGTCTTTGGTGGGCTTTGCGTACGCTGTGGAACCCACGGACCTCACTTGTGCTGCCATTCGATTGGGCACGGGGTTCTCCTACACGCTAATCTATTCCTCACTCTTGGTGAAGTTGGTATTTCTGATATCCTTGAACACTGGCGTATATCTGCCGGCCACATATCAAGCCTTGTTGTTCCTATTCTGCATCCTGGTTCAAGTGGTCATCGGACTGCAATGGATTTCCAGCTCGGGTCCCTTGTGCAGTTTCACAACTCAGGATCATTTGTTGTCATTGCTCTACGTGGTTTTCCTGATTATTTTCTCATCCACTCTGGCCGTCAAGTCCCGGACCTTTCGAGACAACTACCGAGAGGCCAAATATATCGGGGGCCTTATGGTGGTCACGGTCCCCATTTGGCTGGCTTGGGTGATATCAGCCGTCGTTTTACACGAGTCATACCATCCTGCCATTGTTG GTTTTGGTATCTTGGCGGTGTGTGCCATTACGTTCGTGATCATGTTTTTGCCTAAGAGTCGTCAGTTAAGCGCTATTGGCAAAGAGGGCATCTATATTGAGGATCAAGAGGATCGGTTCTCAATCCATAGTGATCGGTATTCGCCTTCATTTTATCACTTCAAACCTCATAAGACAATCTTGTCGCCGAGTTCCTTGTTCAAGGAGCCTCGGGCGGAAAGTCCCTATTTCAGAGCGGGCAACTCCTACACGG GTTTTCACCGTCCCCTGAGGGTTGTTCCACCTTCGGCTTCACCCTCGCAGCAAGCCCAGATCACGCCTCCCTCTTCATCACACGTGGGTAACACCCACCAACCAGCACTGCCCCCGCCCCCTTACACCACTCGCACTTCCTACTTCCCCTCTCATTTCTTCCCcgagaaaatgaatcattaCTGGCAATACTACTATCCCAGAGCACCAG GAGTTTATGCTCGCAACGACGTGGAGAGTATGAACATTTATACGTCTTTGCACGATCACGATCGAACAAAGTCCATGAATCCCAATGTTTATTTTTACAAATCAAACAACTACCAGCACCCTGGATTTATCTACTGA
- the LOC131886923 gene encoding extracellular calcium-sensing receptor-like isoform X2 yields MTETFESEPDHVLDPLSFQSQDSTSSNFITKMNTEFFALPGLPPLDHKIQDSGGSVTVNENTRGPRQMCPDWGSTKCFEDLVTNRTLNEGGESWGSYGGILFRDSWMIPMLTFSAINVIVILTFEVYVLCKASRNTPSRRHLFLGQMLLLGLLIGSLVGFAYAVEPTDLTCAAIRLGTGFSYTLIYSSLLVKLVFLISLNTGVYLPATYQALLFLFCILVQVVIGLQWISSSGPLCSFTTQDHLLSLLYVVFLIIFSSTLAVKSRTFRDNYREAKYIGGLMVVTVPIWLAWVISAVVLHESYHPAIVGFGILAVCAITFVIMFLPKSRQLSAIGKEGIYIEDQEDRFSIHSDRYSPSFYHFKPHKTILSPSSLFKEPRAESPYFRAGNSYTGFHRPLRVVPPSASPSQQAQITPPSSSHVGNTHQPALPPPPYTTRTSYFPSHFFPEKMNHYWQYYYPRAPGIYYPVYPSQYRPRTHS; encoded by the exons ATGACGGAGACTTTTGAGAGTGAACCAGACCATGTGCTGGATCCACTCTCTTTCCAGTCTCAAGACAGCACTAGTTCCAACTTCATCACCAAGATGAATACCGAGTTCTTTGCCTTGCCTGGGCTTCCGCCTTTGGATCACAAGATTCAAGATAGTGGAGGTTCCGTGACCGTGAACGAAAACACCCGAGGTCCTCGACAGATGTGTCCGGATTGGGGCTCCACCAAATGCTTTGAAGATCTGGTCACCAATCGTACTTTGAATGAAGGCGGCGAATCCTGGGGTAGTTATGGCGGGATTTTGTTCCGCGATTCCTGGATGATCCCGATGCTCACGTTCTCAGCCATAAATGTGATAGTGATATTGACTTTTGAAGTGTATGTTTTGTGCAAAGCATCTCGAAACACGCCCAGTCGAAGACATTTATTCCTAGGCCAAATGCTACTCCTTGGACTTTTGATCGGGTCTTTGGTGGGCTTTGCGTACGCTGTGGAACCCACGGACCTCACTTGTGCTGCCATTCGATTGGGCACGGGGTTCTCCTACACGCTAATCTATTCCTCACTCTTGGTGAAGTTGGTATTTCTGATATCCTTGAACACTGGCGTATATCTGCCGGCCACATATCAAGCCTTGTTGTTCCTATTCTGCATCCTGGTTCAAGTGGTCATCGGACTGCAATGGATTTCCAGCTCGGGTCCCTTGTGCAGTTTCACAACTCAGGATCATTTGTTGTCATTGCTCTACGTGGTTTTCCTGATTATTTTCTCATCCACTCTGGCCGTCAAGTCCCGGACCTTTCGAGACAACTACCGAGAGGCCAAATATATCGGGGGCCTTATGGTGGTCACGGTCCCCATTTGGCTGGCTTGGGTGATATCAGCCGTCGTTTTACACGAGTCATACCATCCTGCCATTGTTG GTTTTGGTATCTTGGCGGTGTGTGCCATTACGTTCGTGATCATGTTTTTGCCTAAGAGTCGTCAGTTAAGCGCTATTGGCAAAGAGGGCATCTATATTGAGGATCAAGAGGATCGGTTCTCAATCCATAGTGATCGGTATTCGCCTTCATTTTATCACTTCAAACCTCATAAGACAATCTTGTCGCCGAGTTCCTTGTTCAAGGAGCCTCGGGCGGAAAGTCCCTATTTCAGAGCGGGCAACTCCTACACGG GTTTTCACCGTCCCCTGAGGGTTGTTCCACCTTCGGCTTCACCCTCGCAGCAAGCCCAGATCACGCCTCCCTCTTCATCACACGTGGGTAACACCCACCAACCAGCACTGCCCCCGCCCCCTTACACCACTCGCACTTCCTACTTCCCCTCTCATTTCTTCCCcgagaaaatgaatcattaCTGGCAATACTACTATCCCAGAGCACCAGGTATCTACTACCCAGTTTACCCGTCACAATACCGGCCGCGCACTCATTCTTAA